CACTAGTGCCCAACCACCTCCCAACAGGGTATGGGGTCATTTTTCATTCTGAAAATGGAATTGTAGGTATAGGGCACGCACCTTCTAAGGGTATGGAGGATGAAAATCTGTGCAATGCCGGAGGGTTCCCTGTTTCCCTAAACGCCGGGGGAAGTTATACAGACAGCGCAGCGGCTTTCGCGATGATCCGAAGGGGGAAAATCGATTTGACGATTCTTGGTTCCTTACAAGTAAGTGAAAAGGGGGACCTGGCAAATTGGATCATCCCTGGTAAAAAAATTCCAGGTATGGGAGGAGCAACAGAGTTAGCTTCCAAAGCGAAGAAAGTAATCGTGTTGATGACCCACCTGGATAAACATCATCGCAGTAAATTAGTCAAAGAGTGCACATTGCCATTGACGGCAAAGCAATGTGTTTCCATGATCATCACAGAACGCGGAGTGTTCTCGATTGATCATGGCAGATTAACCTTGATTGAAATTTTCCATCCGTACACATTGGAAGAAATAAGAGATTCCACAGAAGCTGATTTTATGACAAGCCCCCAAATGATTTATTCGGAATAAGGGGTGGAGAGGAGAGGGTCTGAGTTGAATGATGTCCATCGTCTCATCAAAAGGAAGTTAGATGAAAAAAGAAAAAGCGCGGTGGAACTGCTGCAAAAAATGGTTCAGGAAGATAGCACGAGAGGGAATGAATTCAAGGCTCAGGCGGTTATCATCGAGAAATGCAGGGAGATGGGGTTAGAGCTTGATATATGGGAAGTTCAAGAACAAGAAATGAAAGAGCATCCATTCTATCGCTGTGACCGCTCGGACTTTAAAGGGAATCCAAACCTGGCAGCCATATTGAAGGGGACCGGCGGGGGGAAGAGCCTGATTTTAAATGGACATATCGACGTCGTTCCTGAAGGGAACAGAAATGACTGGAAGTACGATCCTTACAGCGGTACTGTGACCGAAGGGAAATTGTATGGCAGGGGCTCAACGGATATGAAAGGAGGAACAGCAGCACTTATTTTGGCGATGGAAGTGATACAAGACTTGGAGATCCCTTTGAAAGGGGACATCGTCTTTCAGAGTGTAATAGAAGAAGAGAGTGGTGGCACCGGTACTCTGTCAGCATTGCTCAGAGGTTATAAAGCGGATGGGGCCATAATACCCGAGCCCACAAATATGAAGATTTTCCCAAAGCAGCAAGGATCTATGTGGTTCAGGCTTACGGTTAAAGGAAAAGCGGCACATGGGGGTACCAGATATGAGGGCATTAATGCGATTGACAAAGGCTACTGTGTGATTGCAGCCCTGAAAGATCTGGAGCAAGAGAGAAACAAGAGGGTAGATGATCCCCTATATGATAAAGTGCCAATTCCTTTACCCATCAATATAGGAAAAATCGAAAGCGGAAAATGGCCGTCTTCTGTACCGGATTTAGCGGTCATCGAGGGGAGAGTGGGGGTTGCTCCATGGGAGGCGATGGAGCGGGTTGAAAAGGAATTTGTACAATGTCTTTCCAGACTGGGTGAAGATGATCCCTGGTTTAAGGATCATCCAGTGGAAATCGAGTGGTTTGGAGGCAGGTGGCAGCCGAGTGACTTATCACCCCAACATCCCATTATGAATCATTTGGAGAAATCGTTCAAAAAGGTGATGACTACTGCACCAGTCATTGAGGCTTCTCCCTGGGGAACAGACGGCGGAATTCTTTCTCAAGGGGGAGGCATCCCTGTGATTGTGTTTGGTCCGGGAACCACGGAGGTTGCTCATGACGCCAATGAATATATTGAATTGGAAAGAGTTTTTCAGACTGCGGAAATTCTTATTTTATTTATCATCGATTGGTGCAACAGCGAAGGATAACCCGAGACTTTATTACCAAATATTAGAAAAAATAAATCAGGAAAGCTGGAACAGCCATGTTCAAAGATTGGTTGTTCTTTTTTTAGGGATGTTTGTTTCATAACCTCCTATTCCAATTCATATGTTGATAAAAAAGGGTGCTTGCTATGCAGAAGTATGAAGCGATTAAACAACCTAAACTTGCTGCTTCCATTTTCATGGATGGAGTAAACAAAAGGGTTCGAGTGGATGATATTCGCGGAAATCTATCATCCCTATTAACCCGGTTGAAAAATGAGGTTGAATCTGCTCAGTGTGAAAAACTTATCATCAAAGCAAGGGAATACCAATTCAAAACTCTATTAGAATTGGGATTTGTCCACGAAGGTGTGGTCAATCGTTATTTTAATGGGGACAGTGTCCATTTCATGTCAAAATTTATAAAGGATGAGCGCCGTACAAGCAAATATTGGAGTGAAGAAGATGACATTCTTGCTGCAGTACAAGAGCTGAGAAAGCATCCACATAAAAAGGACATAGAACAATCCATCCTGTTAGCGGAGACAAGTGATGCAGAAAAATTAGCCCATTTATACAAAGAGGTGTTTCAACTTTATCCCGTACCTTTGCACGACCCCCGATATATAAGGGAAGCAATGAATAAAGGGACAATCTTTGTTTGCATCAAAGAAAACGGCCAGGTGATCAGTGCTGCATCTGCAGAAATAGATTTTCAGTATAAAAATGCTGAAATCACTGACTGCGCTACCCTTCCCCAATATAGGAAAGGGGGTTTTATGAAGAACCTGATTTCCAAGCTGGAGGATGAATTATTGTCACAAGGGATATTTTGTTCCTACACCATCGCACGGGCCCTGTCTTATGGGATGAACGCTGTATTTCATCAACTGGGATATCAGTATAGAGGAAGGCTAGCTAACAATTGTTACATCTACGATAAATTGGAAGATATGAATATATGGGAAAAGGATCTGGGCCAGTAAACCGGAATAATGCAAAAAACCTAGGCTGTTGGAAACGGCCGGTCATCATACAGATCTTAGGGTGAAACTTTAAGAAAGATGGTGGAAGAATTGAAAATGAATCTATATAAACCAAAGAGACACTGGAAAGACATTGAGCTGTGGAAAGATGTCACCGATGAACAATGGAATAACTGGCTATGGCAGCTGACCAATACGATAAGGACACTTGATGACTTGAAAAAAGTGGTGAATCTTACCCCTGAAGAGGAAGAAGGGGTAAGGATTTCAACAAAGACAATCCCTTTGAATATTACACCTTATTATGCATGGCTAATGAATGAAGATGATCCAAGGTGTCCCATCAGAATGCAATCGGTGCCGATCGGGAAAGAAATCCACAAAACCAAATATGACTTGGAAGATCCATTACATGAGGATGAAGATTCCCCTGTACCTGGTTTGACCCACAGATATCCTGATCGAGTACTGTTTCTAGTCACCAATCAATGTTCCATGTACTGCCGTTACTGTACAAGAAGACGTTTCTCCGGTCAAATCGGCATGGGCGTTCCCAAAAAACAGTTGGATGCAGCGATTCAGTATGTTCGTGAGACGCCGGCTGTCAGGGATGTATTATTATCAGGCGGCGATGGATTATTGATCAACGATCAGATACTGGAGTATATTTTAAAGAATCTGAGAGACATCCCCCATGTGGAGATCATCAGGATCGGTACAAGAGCACCTGTAGTGTTTCCGCAGCGAATCACAGAAAACCTTTGCAGCATCCTTAAGAAATATCATCCTGTTTGGTTGAATACACATTTCAATACGTCGATCGAAATAACAGAAGAGTCCAAAAAAGCCTGTGAAATGCTGGCAGATGCAGGAGTGCCGGTAGGTAACCAGGCAGTCATCCTGGCCGGGATCAACGACAGCACCCCGATCATGAAGAAATTGATGCATGACCTTGTCAAGATACGAGTGCGTCCTTACTATATTTATCAATGTGATTTATCAGAAGGGATCGGACATTTCAGGGCACCCGTGTCCAAGGGTCTCGAGATCATGGAAGGCTTAAGAGGTCATACTTCAGGCTATGCAGTGCCGACATTCGTGCTGGATGCTCCCGGCGGAGGAGGGAAAATCTCTCTTCAACCGAATTACCTTATCTCACAAAGTGCCTCCAAAGTGGTGGTCCGCAACTTTGAAGGAGTGATATCGACATACCCTGAACCCCAAGAATATGTACCTGGGAGAGCGGATGACTATTTTAAAGAGGTTTATCATGACGAAGACATTAAAGATACAACGATCGGGATTGCCGGGCTGATGAATGATACTCACGCTTCTTTGACTCCGAGTGGATTAAAGAGATTGGAACGGAGAAAGAAATATGAAGAAGATCCTGCACATAATTCATTGAAGGACTTCAGGGACAAACGGGACCAGCTTAAAGAGAAGAAACATAAAGCGATGCTTGCTAAGATGAACAATGGTAAAAAGGAAGAATCAATCGATGGAAAATAACCTGAAATGCGAATGGTGCGGTGAAGCAGATGTAACAGAAGGGAAAGGAAATGTGTATTGGGAGCTGCCGGACGGTACGAGGGCCATTACAATATCAGATGTTCCCGATATCAAATGCAGTGCATGTGGAATGGAATATCAGGAGGAACACGTGATCAATGAAATTGAAGATCAATTGATGTTAATCGAAACCAAAAAGCTTTCAAATGTGATCACCTATGAAGAACTCCTCAAGATTCCGAGGTTCCTGAAGAAGAATTATTTTCGCTTTTGAATTTTGTAACCTTTACGGATTCACCTTCATCCGCTATCCTTTATAAAAGACAGTTCGTAAAGGATAGGTGATTGGATGAGAAAATCATTTTATCATTATTTAATGAAATACAGGCAGCCGATAGCCAAAGATGATATAACCCAGTTTGCTAACGCAGCTTACGATGACCACAGCTTCCCAAAACAATCCGAAAAGTACGATGAGATCAGTTCATACCTTGAAATGAACGGTTCTTACTTAGACAGCATGTCTATCTTCGATCGGGCGTGGGATCAGTATCTAATAGAAGAAAAAGAGTAAGCATAAAAGACTGACTGAAGTAAAGCATTCAACTGAAGTCAGTCTTTTTTAATTTTTGACTCTGTTAAAGCTTACTATAGTGTTAACCTGTTCCAGCTGTTGATTGGAGTGCAAGACGAAGACTCCTGCGGGAGAAGTGGCCAATTAGAAAAGCGGAAGGGCTTTGCTCAGAGGTGGGTGGCATAAGACGAATCGACCTGGAAGGCGCTCTTTGCCTTCTTGGTCGGTTTGGCTTATCTAAGCCCTGCAGCTGGCCAAGTGAGACCCCACAGCAGCGTAGCGACGAGGAGGCTCACGGGTCACCCGCGGAAAGCGAAGTCTTGCACGGAAATCATCAGCGGTGTTACAGAGCCATTTTTTTAAATAATTCAGTTCTGACAGATTTAGGTAAGAGTGTAGATTTCAAAGCAGAGCGGAGAAACCGAATTCTTGTATCCCGTTATAGCGTTTTTTGCATATTATATAAAAAAGGCGATTAAGGGTGAGGGGAGAATGAAGAATCGAAAAGAGCCTAGATTCAGGGTAGGGGAAACAGTGGTCGTAACCATCTACGGGACAGTTGGGAAAATTACAAATATAAAAAAGCTGGATGGGGAATTCCTTTATGAAGTAAACGAAAGTGAAGGATTATTTAAAGAAAAGGCACTTGAACTGCTCGAATCGTATGACGGATATATTTTTGAACAAGAACAAATCGATATCGAATATAAATTTCTATTTGGTGATCTGGTCATTGTCAAAGGGTATGAAGAAGATTTATTTAAAGTGGTCGGATTCAGAACAGAAATCTGGCGTTATAAAGACGACGCATGGGAAGATGTAATATACGAATTAATGAGGATCACTGACGGGGAATGGCTGGAGGCAGATGAAGATGAAATCACTCTAGTAGCCGATGAAGAGCAGGCAGAGGCGTTTATAAAAAAATACGGCTTTGTGTTTCCACAAAAAAAAGATGCAAAGACAAAACTCCTTACGTCACCCTCACATAAAATAAGCTGGGTAGACCAGCTGCTCGATTACTATAATGACTATAAAGCTCTTTATCTTTTCTTTCATGATAACACATACAAAAAGAAGATGGAGCATGTTCTCGAACAATTAAAAAATCATGCAAATTCACACTCTGCCGTTAAAGAGAAGGAATAATCCACATAATATATAAAAACAGCGGAACACTTATCAATAAGAAGGAAATCAATATTGTACGAAGTACCCATTGCATGCAGGCTGCAATTTTCCCTTCTCCGTTTTCTAATTCTCTCAAAGTGGATTGGCCTTTTTTAATAAACGTCAACATACAATCGCTCCTCTAAATCTTAATGGTAAAGTGTATGCTTGTCCTAAATCTCTTATGAAAACTTTTTTTCTGCTGGCATAACTAAGCTGCCGGCATCATAAATTGAGAATCAAAGGGGGCGATCAAATGCGGGAGATAGAAGTCTTTATCGACACTGAAGAAATTGCCGAATTCTTCATGAAAGAACTTGTGCAAAGAGGCTATGTACCATCTGAAGATGAACTGGAAGAACTGGCAGATATAACCTTCGAGTATCTGATTGCCAAGTGCATCATCGACGAGGAATGGGAAGAGGACGTATAAATAAAATCTAAGGTCCGTCCCTCAGCACTTTCAAAAATGCTGAGGGACGGACCTTTTTGTTTCAATCACATTTTTGAAACCAAGGGAGCCCTCTAACCGTATATAGAGGTAGTGCTGATATAGAAAGTTAAGTATGGAGGTAGCAGGTATGCTAAAGAAAATATTGAAAAGTCTGTTAGGTTCTCATTCAAAACCCCGGTACTACAGCTCAAGTCATTCATGGGGTAAGCACAAAAAACATAAACATTACGGTCATCACCATTACAAGAAAAAATACAAGAGTAAAAGTTTATTTTCAAGTTTTTTCAGCAGCTAGGCTTCTGGTATGATACGAACCTTGTTTAGAAGGATGATTGACAGCTTTGAAATAGAATGGAAGAAGGGCAGGGAAATCCAGAAGCATCAAATCATTGAGTGTATAGGGAAAGGAAGCTACGGATCCGCCTATAAGGTTAGGTATAAGAAAACAGGAAAAGAAGCGGTGCTCAAAAGAATCCGTCCTTATAAAAAGCTGTTTTCAGACCACATACGGTACATGGATAACGAAACCATGATCTTAAGAAAACTGCAGCATCCCCAATTCCCGGAAGTATATGCCAGCGGCTGCCATAAAAGGACTCCATATTTCATAATGGAGAAGATGCGCGGCAAAACGTTTGAAGATTTAATTTTTGCAGAAGGAAAAAGCTATTCAGAAGAAGAATCTTTAGAAATAGGCATCAAATTAGTGAATTTGATCATCGATATCCATCGAAAAGGATATGTACACAGGGATTTGCGGATTCCGAATATATTGTGGGATAACGGGGTAATAAATATTATCGATTTTGGACTTGCCTGCAAGATAGAGGCGGAGTCTGAAAAAGAGCCCCTGTATCATAAAGATTATATGAGGGAGAAGACAGCAAGAAGTGATTTATATGCCCTGGGACATTTTCTGTTATTCCTGCTTTATTCTTCTTATGAACCAACTGAACGAAAGGAAAAAAGCTGGGAGGAAGAATTGGACATCAGGCCCGAAACCTCAGTGCTGATTCAAAAGCTGCTCAGGATACAGCAGCCTTATGAAAATGCTGAAGAAGCACGTGAGGAATTGATGGAAATAAGGTATGAAAAAAATAGTTGAAACCGGAGGAATGGACATGTCATTTTTTAATAAAGTGTTTGCATCGTTTGGAATTGGTGCAGCAACTGTCGATACGAAATTGGAGAAATCAAGCTATCAAGCTGGTGAAACTGCAAAGGGTGTAGTGGAAATCACAGGGGGAAGTACATCCCAGACGATTGATTCTATCTATCTGACTCTTTACACTACTTATATTCGTGAGTCGGATGATAAGAAGTATACAGATTATGCCCCTATTCAAAAGGTTCAAATTTCAGAACCATTCACAATCGGTGAGAATGAAAAGAAAGAGTTCCCATTTTCATTCACCTTGCCTTTTGAAACGCCGATTACGTATGGCAATACACGTGTTTGGGTCGCAACAGGACTGGATATTAAAAACGCAGTAGATCCAAAAGATAAAGATTATATTGAAATTCTTCCGAACAACTTGATTAATGCAATTCTTCAATCTGTCCAGGACTTGGGGTTCAGGATACGTAAAGTAGAGTGCGAACAGGCTCCGCGCCGTTACAGGGGACGCTACCCTTTCATCCAGGAGTTTGAATTCGTTCCTGTGAATGGACAATATCAACGTTCATTGGATGAAATCGAATTGATGTTCATTAATCAATCGGAGGAACAGGCCGACGTTTTGGTTGAAGTGGATCGAAGAGCAAGAGGGCTGGGCGGTTTCCTTGCTGAAGCACTGGAAATGGATGAATCCATGGTGAAAATGACCATACGCTCATCGGATCTGCCTCACCTGCCTTCTAAGTTGAAGGAGACTATCGACAGATTCGTTTAATCGGTTTCGACAAAGGTTCCTATTTTTTGATGAAGGATTCGACAGAGCCTTTGTATAATACTTTGAGTACAACTTATTCGGAGGGGTGCTCATGCTTTTACTTGAAAAAATCAAACGTCCCAAGATGCTGAGGTCCAAATATGATATTACCGTCTTTCAAACTCCAAAATACGGTCAAGAGAAGGGCTACCAGAAGGTGTATCGAATCTCAATAGAAGCGAATAATCATGAAGAGGCACTTTACGAAACATTCAGGATTTTCAATGTTCCCGATCTCATGCCCGATGACTATCAAGGCAGGTATATCGCCACCCGCGATATCATCTTTATCGACGAAGGCAGAAAGGGTCACTTTTACTACCGGTTGCAGCCGAATGGATGGAAAAGGGTGAATCGCATCCTCCTTCACTAAAATCTAAAAAAGGAAAGACTCCTAAAGCAGGGAATCTTTCCTTTTTATTTGATCAGATGTTGTGACCGGGCCCGTTCTTCCTATTTACTGTCGAGTCTTCTTTAGCATGGGCATTGTGTTCTGCCTCTAATGCTTCTTTAGGAATATGATTGTTTTTCTTTGGTGAATTGATTCTGTTTCTATGCTTTTTGCCCAAAAAGGATCCCTCCTCGTCGATTAAGATTTTAGCCTT
This Bacillus sp. Marseille-Q1617 DNA region includes the following protein-coding sequences:
- a CDS encoding 3-oxoacid CoA-transferase subunit B: MEMDMGIKNKLAKRAAREVKEGMIVNLGIGIPSLVPNHLPTGYGVIFHSENGIVGIGHAPSKGMEDENLCNAGGFPVSLNAGGSYTDSAAAFAMIRRGKIDLTILGSLQVSEKGDLANWIIPGKKIPGMGGATELASKAKKVIVLMTHLDKHHRSKLVKECTLPLTAKQCVSMIITERGVFSIDHGRLTLIEIFHPYTLEEIRDSTEADFMTSPQMIYSE
- the ablA gene encoding lysine 2,3-aminomutase, which gives rise to MKMNLYKPKRHWKDIELWKDVTDEQWNNWLWQLTNTIRTLDDLKKVVNLTPEEEEGVRISTKTIPLNITPYYAWLMNEDDPRCPIRMQSVPIGKEIHKTKYDLEDPLHEDEDSPVPGLTHRYPDRVLFLVTNQCSMYCRYCTRRRFSGQIGMGVPKKQLDAAIQYVRETPAVRDVLLSGGDGLLINDQILEYILKNLRDIPHVEIIRIGTRAPVVFPQRITENLCSILKKYHPVWLNTHFNTSIEITEESKKACEMLADAGVPVGNQAVILAGINDSTPIMKKLMHDLVKIRVRPYYIYQCDLSEGIGHFRAPVSKGLEIMEGLRGHTSGYAVPTFVLDAPGGGGKISLQPNYLISQSASKVVVRNFEGVISTYPEPQEYVPGRADDYFKEVYHDEDIKDTTIGIAGLMNDTHASLTPSGLKRLERRKKYEEDPAHNSLKDFRDKRDQLKEKKHKAMLAKMNNGKKEESIDGK
- a CDS encoding YodL domain-containing protein: MLLLEKIKRPKMLRSKYDITVFQTPKYGQEKGYQKVYRISIEANNHEEALYETFRIFNVPDLMPDDYQGRYIATRDIIFIDEGRKGHFYYRLQPNGWKRVNRILLH
- a CDS encoding YozD family protein, with product MREIEVFIDTEEIAEFFMKELVQRGYVPSEDELEELADITFEYLIAKCIIDEEWEEDV
- a CDS encoding peptidase, whose translation is MNDVHRLIKRKLDEKRKSAVELLQKMVQEDSTRGNEFKAQAVIIEKCREMGLELDIWEVQEQEMKEHPFYRCDRSDFKGNPNLAAILKGTGGGKSLILNGHIDVVPEGNRNDWKYDPYSGTVTEGKLYGRGSTDMKGGTAALILAMEVIQDLEIPLKGDIVFQSVIEEESGGTGTLSALLRGYKADGAIIPEPTNMKIFPKQQGSMWFRLTVKGKAAHGGTRYEGINAIDKGYCVIAALKDLEQERNKRVDDPLYDKVPIPLPINIGKIESGKWPSSVPDLAVIEGRVGVAPWEAMERVEKEFVQCLSRLGEDDPWFKDHPVEIEWFGGRWQPSDLSPQHPIMNHLEKSFKKVMTTAPVIEASPWGTDGGILSQGGGIPVIVFGPGTTEVAHDANEYIELERVFQTAEILILFIIDWCNSEG
- the ablB gene encoding putative beta-lysine N-acetyltransferase, translating into MQKYEAIKQPKLAASIFMDGVNKRVRVDDIRGNLSSLLTRLKNEVESAQCEKLIIKAREYQFKTLLELGFVHEGVVNRYFNGDSVHFMSKFIKDERRTSKYWSEEDDILAAVQELRKHPHKKDIEQSILLAETSDAEKLAHLYKEVFQLYPVPLHDPRYIREAMNKGTIFVCIKENGQVISAASAEIDFQYKNAEITDCATLPQYRKGGFMKNLISKLEDELLSQGIFCSYTIARALSYGMNAVFHQLGYQYRGRLANNCYIYDKLEDMNIWEKDLGQ
- a CDS encoding YozE family protein encodes the protein MRKSFYHYLMKYRQPIAKDDITQFANAAYDDHSFPKQSEKYDEISSYLEMNGSYLDSMSIFDRAWDQYLIEEKE
- a CDS encoding YokU family protein translates to MKCEWCGEADVTEGKGNVYWELPDGTRAITISDVPDIKCSACGMEYQEEHVINEIEDQLMLIETKKLSNVITYEELLKIPRFLKKNYFRF
- a CDS encoding protein kinase domain-containing protein, with amino-acid sequence MIDSFEIEWKKGREIQKHQIIECIGKGSYGSAYKVRYKKTGKEAVLKRIRPYKKLFSDHIRYMDNETMILRKLQHPQFPEVYASGCHKRTPYFIMEKMRGKTFEDLIFAEGKSYSEEESLEIGIKLVNLIIDIHRKGYVHRDLRIPNILWDNGVINIIDFGLACKIEAESEKEPLYHKDYMREKTARSDLYALGHFLLFLLYSSYEPTERKEKSWEEELDIRPETSVLIQKLLRIQQPYENAEEAREELMEIRYEKNS
- a CDS encoding sporulation protein; this encodes MSFFNKVFASFGIGAATVDTKLEKSSYQAGETAKGVVEITGGSTSQTIDSIYLTLYTTYIRESDDKKYTDYAPIQKVQISEPFTIGENEKKEFPFSFTLPFETPITYGNTRVWVATGLDIKNAVDPKDKDYIEILPNNLINAILQSVQDLGFRIRKVECEQAPRRYRGRYPFIQEFEFVPVNGQYQRSLDEIELMFINQSEEQADVLVEVDRRARGLGGFLAEALEMDESMVKMTIRSSDLPHLPSKLKETIDRFV